One Helicobacter cetorum MIT 00-7128 DNA window includes the following coding sequences:
- a CDS encoding outer membrane protein: MLKKLKTFAKGLISLALLLECQAKDSKDVAKQKVKLADKSAFYLGVGYQLSAINTSYSTKSIADSYYMVGNGFGVVLGGKFLTQRKNLEHVGLRYGIFYDQTFSSYHSYISTYGMELSGLWDFTNTPKHFFGLEVGIGIAGASYLPGNALHGIIAKNLGQQNSLFQLLVNVGARFGLGHNEIALGLKFPTIANTKNQTINGLSATTLWHRLPVMYINYIYNF; the protein is encoded by the coding sequence ATGTTGAAAAAACTAAAAACATTTGCTAAGGGGTTGATAAGCTTAGCGTTATTATTGGAATGTCAAGCCAAAGATTCTAAAGATGTAGCCAAACAAAAGGTTAAGCTAGCCGATAAGAGCGCTTTTTATTTGGGGGTTGGGTATCAATTAAGCGCTATAAACACCTCTTATAGCACAAAATCTATTGCTGATTCTTATTATATGGTCGGTAATGGTTTTGGTGTGGTGCTTGGGGGGAAGTTTTTAACCCAGAGGAAAAATTTAGAGCATGTAGGCTTGCGTTATGGAATATTCTATGACCAAACTTTCTCATCTTATCATTCCTATATCTCCACTTATGGAATGGAATTGAGTGGTTTATGGGATTTTACCAACACGCCTAAGCACTTTTTTGGACTAGAAGTTGGCATAGGGATTGCTGGGGCGTCTTATTTACCCGGAAATGCCTTGCATGGAATTATTGCTAAAAATTTAGGTCAGCAAAATTCGCTTTTTCAATTGCTTGTAAATGTGGGCGCACGCTTTGGACTTGGACATAATGAAATCGCTTTGGGATTAAAATTCCCTACTATTGCTAATACAAAAAACCAAACTATCAACGGCTTGAGCGCTACGACTTTGTGGCATCGTTTGCCGGTAATGTATATAAATTACATTTACAATTTTTAA
- a CDS encoding nitrate reductase cytochrome c-type subunit encodes MKKSFFRYGSALMAFSLVWFVVQETHANDKEKISKDTRISQENLGLRKAPLEDEKKVRLSPYHYSESAPGSSQRIERSYENAPPLIPHDISDFADITKNNNACLGCHSPDVASTVGATPVPHSHLYDLRKNKPIKNNGVSDARYNCTQCHVPQANAKPLVKNSFKPDFTKKSLEYRSDLMKVINDGVKDETKKKAPKHSNSKASEKK; translated from the coding sequence ATGAAAAAAAGTTTTTTTCGTTATGGTTCTGCTTTAATGGCTTTTAGTTTGGTATGGTTTGTTGTTCAAGAAACCCATGCAAACGATAAAGAAAAGATTTCAAAAGACACAAGAATTAGTCAAGAAAATCTTGGCTTAAGAAAAGCCCCTTTAGAAGATGAAAAAAAGGTTAGGCTCTCGCCCTATCATTATAGTGAGAGTGCTCCGGGTTCTAGCCAAAGGATTGAACGCTCTTATGAAAACGCTCCCCCCTTAATCCCCCATGATATTAGCGATTTTGCAGACATTACTAAGAATAATAATGCGTGTTTAGGGTGTCATAGCCCTGATGTGGCCAGCACAGTTGGGGCTACTCCTGTTCCGCATTCACATCTATATGATTTGCGTAAAAATAAGCCCATTAAAAATAATGGTGTAAGTGATGCAAGATATAATTGCACGCAATGCCATGTCCCTCAAGCAAATGCTAAGCCTTTAGTCAAAAACTCTTTCAAGCCTGATTTCACTAAAAAATCTTTAGAGTATCGCTCTGATTTAATGAAAGTAATTAATGATGGCGTGAAAGATGAGACTAAGAAAAAAGCCCCTAAGCATTCAAACTCTAAAGCAAGTGAGAAAAAATAG
- a CDS encoding NAD(P)-dependent alcohol dehydrogenase — protein sequence MRIQSKGFAIFSKDGHFKPHDFSRHAIGAKDVLIDIHYAGICHSDIHSAYSEWKEGIYPMIPGHEIAGVIKEVGKEVKKFKVGDVVGVGCFVNSCKTCKPCKEHQEQFCANNKTVFTYDCLDYFHDNEPHMGGYSNNIVVDEDYVISVDKNAPLEKVAPLLCAGITTYSPLKFSKVTQGTKVGVAGFGGLGMMALKYAVAMGAEVSIFARNENKKQDALNMGAKHFYSNPKECKEELDFIISTIPTNYDLKDYVKLLSYNGELALVGLPPREVAPALNVFDFINLGNRKVYGSLIGGIKETQEMMDFSIKHNIYPEIELILGKDIETAYHNLTHSKAKFRYVIDMKKSFD from the coding sequence ATGAGAATCCAATCCAAAGGCTTTGCCATTTTTTCTAAAGATGGGCATTTCAAACCCCATGACTTTAGCCGTCATGCCATAGGGGCTAAAGATGTGTTAATTGATATTCATTATGCAGGGATTTGTCATAGCGATATTCATAGTGCTTATAGTGAATGGAAAGAGGGCATTTACCCTATGATTCCTGGGCATGAGATTGCTGGGGTTATTAAAGAGGTAGGCAAAGAAGTCAAAAAATTTAAAGTAGGCGATGTGGTAGGTGTGGGCTGTTTTGTTAATTCATGCAAAACTTGCAAACCATGTAAAGAGCATCAAGAGCAATTTTGTGCGAATAATAAAACGGTGTTTACTTATGATTGCTTGGATTATTTCCATGATAATGAACCCCATATGGGCGGGTATTCCAACAATATTGTTGTAGATGAAGATTATGTTATTAGCGTAGATAAAAACGCTCCCTTAGAAAAAGTAGCCCCCTTATTATGTGCAGGTATTACGACTTATTCGCCCTTAAAATTTTCTAAAGTTACTCAAGGCACAAAAGTCGGCGTAGCTGGATTTGGCGGTCTTGGCATGATGGCGTTAAAATACGCTGTAGCCATGGGGGCTGAGGTAAGTATTTTTGCAAGAAACGAAAATAAAAAGCAAGATGCCTTAAATATGGGAGCCAAACATTTCTATAGCAATCCTAAGGAGTGCAAAGAAGAGCTAGATTTTATCATTTCAACCATTCCTACTAACTATGATTTAAAAGATTATGTCAAGCTCTTAAGCTATAATGGCGAATTAGCCCTTGTGGGACTTCCTCCTAGAGAAGTTGCTCCAGCACTCAATGTCTTTGACTTCATCAATTTGGGTAATCGCAAGGTTTATGGTTCGCTTATTGGGGGCATTAAAGAAACTCAAGAAATGATGGATTTTTCTATTAAACACAATATCTATCCTGAAATAGAATTGATTTTAGGTAAGGATATTGAAACCGCTTATCATAACCTAACACACAGCAAGGCAAAATTCCGCTATGTGATTGATATGAAAAAATCGTTTGATTAA
- the uvrB gene encoding excinuclease ABC subunit UvrB, with protein MSLFELKSHYAPAGDQPQAIEKLTKSLKAKNQYQTLVGVTGSGKTYTMANIIAKVNKPTLIMSHNKTLCAQLYSEFKAFFPHNRVEYFISHFDYYQPESYIPRRDLFIEKDSSINDDLERLRLSATTSLLGYDDVIVIASVSANYGLGNPEEYLKVMEKIKVGEKRAYKPFLLKLVEMGYSRNEVVFDRGSFRATGECVDIFPAYNDAEFIRIEFFGDEIERIAVFDALERNEIKRLDSVMLYAASQFAVGSERLNLAIKSIEDELALRLKFFKEQDKMIEYNRLKQRTEHDLEMISATGVCKGIENYARHFTGKLPGETPFCLFDYLGIFNREFLVIVDESHVSLPQFGGMYAGDMSRKSVLVEYGFRLPSALDNRPLKYDEFINKNCQFLFVSATPNKLELELSKNNVAEQIIRPTGLLDPNFEVRDSDKQVQDLFDEIKLVIERDERVLITTLTKKMAEELCKYYAEWGLKVRYMHSEIDAIERNHIIRSLRLKEFDVLIGINLLREGLDLPEVSLVAIMDADKEGFLRSETSLIQTMGRAARNANGKVLLYAKKITQSMQKAFEITTYRRTKQEEFNKLHNITPKSVSRTLEAELKLRDDETKIALAKALKKDKMPRSEREKIIKELDKKMRECAKNLDFEEAMRLRDEIAKLKTL; from the coding sequence ATGTCATTATTTGAATTAAAAAGCCATTATGCACCAGCGGGCGATCAGCCCCAAGCAATAGAAAAGCTTACTAAAAGCCTAAAAGCTAAAAATCAATACCAAACTCTAGTGGGCGTTACAGGAAGCGGTAAGACTTACACGATGGCAAATATCATCGCTAAAGTCAATAAGCCCACCTTGATAATGAGCCATAATAAAACCTTGTGTGCACAGCTCTATAGCGAGTTTAAGGCGTTTTTTCCACATAATAGAGTGGAGTATTTTATCTCACACTTTGATTACTACCAGCCTGAGAGCTACATTCCTAGAAGAGATTTATTCATTGAAAAAGACAGCTCTATTAATGATGATTTAGAGCGTTTAAGATTAAGTGCAACCACTTCGCTTCTAGGTTATGATGATGTGATAGTGATTGCTAGTGTTTCAGCTAATTATGGTTTGGGTAACCCTGAAGAATATTTGAAAGTTATGGAAAAAATCAAAGTGGGCGAAAAACGAGCCTACAAACCCTTTTTATTAAAGCTTGTAGAAATGGGCTATAGTCGTAATGAAGTGGTGTTTGATAGGGGGAGCTTTAGAGCGACAGGTGAATGCGTGGATATTTTTCCGGCTTATAATGATGCAGAATTTATTAGGATTGAATTTTTTGGCGATGAGATAGAGAGAATTGCGGTATTTGATGCATTAGAAAGGAATGAAATCAAGCGTTTAGATTCTGTCATGCTTTATGCGGCAAGTCAGTTTGCAGTAGGGAGTGAGAGATTAAACTTAGCCATTAAAAGCATTGAAGATGAGTTAGCTTTAAGATTGAAGTTTTTTAAAGAGCAAGATAAAATGATTGAATACAACCGCCTTAAGCAACGCACAGAGCATGATTTAGAAATGATTAGTGCGACAGGTGTGTGTAAGGGTATTGAAAATTATGCACGCCATTTTACCGGTAAATTGCCTGGCGAAACCCCTTTTTGTTTGTTTGATTACTTAGGGATTTTTAATAGGGAGTTTTTAGTCATTGTTGATGAAAGCCATGTGAGTTTGCCACAATTTGGGGGCATGTATGCAGGGGATATGAGTAGAAAAAGTGTTTTAGTAGAATATGGCTTTAGATTGCCATCTGCTTTGGATAATCGCCCTTTAAAATACGATGAGTTCATCAATAAAAATTGTCAATTTCTCTTTGTGTCCGCTACGCCTAATAAACTAGAATTAGAGCTTTCTAAAAACAATGTGGCAGAGCAAATCATTCGCCCTACAGGGCTTTTAGACCCTAATTTTGAAGTGCGAGATAGCGATAAACAAGTTCAAGATTTATTTGATGAAATCAAGTTAGTAATAGAGAGAGATGAAAGAGTGCTTATTACAACGCTCACTAAAAAAATGGCGGAAGAATTGTGTAAATACTATGCTGAATGGGGCTTGAAGGTGCGTTATATGCATAGTGAAATTGATGCGATTGAGAGAAACCATATTATCCGCTCTTTAAGGCTTAAAGAATTTGATGTTTTAATAGGGATTAATCTCTTAAGAGAAGGGCTAGACTTACCTGAAGTTTCTTTAGTGGCGATTATGGACGCAGATAAAGAAGGGTTTTTAAGAAGCGAAACAAGTCTCATTCAAACCATGGGGCGAGCTGCAAGAAATGCTAATGGTAAGGTCTTATTATATGCTAAAAAAATTACTCAAAGTATGCAAAAAGCCTTTGAAATTACCACTTATAGACGCACTAAGCAAGAAGAGTTTAACAAACTCCACAATATCACTCCAAAAAGTGTTAGCCGAACTTTAGAAGCGGAGCTGAAACTAAGAGATGATGAAACTAAAATCGCCCTTGCTAAAGCTTTGAAAAAGGACAAAATGCCAAGAAGTGAAAGAGAAAAAATCATCAAGGAATTAGATAAAAAAATGCGAGAGTGTGCGAAGAATTTGGATTTTGAAGAAGCTATGCGTTTGAGAGATGAAATCGCTAAATTAAAAACGCTTTAG
- a CDS encoding primosomal protein N', producing MFYYLVAPLKNKTPPLTYSSKESCEKGVLVNIALRNKSLVGVILKEEKKPSFECLECEKTPFFLLPLQIKLAEFIAQYYCANLSLVLSLFTPFNACDNARLEEITPTLNTLSETQTKALKELEKHSVSLLFGDTGSGKTEIYMHLIAKTLEQKKSALLLVPEIALTPQMQQRLKVAFKDHLGLWHSKLSKTQKKQFLERLYSQKIRLVVGTRSALFLPLKKLGLVIVDEEHDFSYKSQQSPMYNARDLCLYLASKFPIQVVLGSATPSLNSYKRFKDKALVRLKGRYTPTQKNIIFEKTQDFVTPKLLETLQQVIDKNEQAIIFVPTRANFKTLECQNCHKSIQCPFCSVNMSLHLKTNKLMCHYCHFVSPIPKICNVCQNEVLVGKRIGTMQVFKELESLLKGARMAILDKDHTSTQKKLNNILSDFNHQKTNILIGTQMISKGHDYAKVSLAVILGIDNIIKSSSYRALEEGVSLLHQIAGRSARQISGLVFIQSIEVGLLKNFLDDYEDFLQYELIERCELYPPFLRLCLLEFKHKNEQKAELLSIEASKILSLCLENGVTLSHIKAPIEKIASSYRYLILLRSSNPLSLLKSVHAFLKATPHIPCSVNMDPIDIF from the coding sequence ATGTTCTATTACTTAGTCGCTCCTTTAAAAAATAAAACCCCCCCCTTAACCTACTCTTCTAAAGAGAGCTGTGAAAAAGGGGTGTTAGTCAATATTGCCTTAAGAAATAAATCTCTTGTAGGCGTCATTCTTAAAGAAGAGAAAAAGCCTTCTTTTGAATGCCTAGAATGTGAAAAAACGCCCTTTTTTTTACTCCCCCTTCAAATCAAACTCGCTGAATTTATCGCTCAATATTATTGTGCTAATCTCTCTTTAGTTTTAAGCCTTTTTACCCCTTTTAATGCATGCGATAATGCAAGATTAGAAGAAATTACGCCCACTCTAAATACTTTGAGTGAAACTCAAACAAAAGCCTTAAAAGAATTAGAAAAGCATTCTGTAAGCTTGCTCTTTGGCGATACCGGTAGTGGAAAAACTGAAATTTATATGCATTTAATCGCTAAAACTTTAGAGCAAAAAAAGAGTGCTTTATTACTTGTGCCAGAAATCGCTCTCACTCCCCAAATGCAACAACGCCTTAAAGTTGCTTTTAAAGACCATTTAGGTTTGTGGCATAGCAAACTCTCTAAAACTCAAAAAAAACAATTTTTAGAAAGGCTCTACTCTCAAAAAATAAGGCTCGTTGTAGGCACACGAAGTGCGTTATTCTTACCCCTTAAAAAGCTAGGCTTAGTTATTGTAGATGAAGAGCATGACTTTTCTTACAAATCTCAGCAAAGCCCTATGTATAACGCTAGAGATTTATGCTTGTATTTAGCGAGCAAATTTCCTATTCAAGTTGTCTTAGGCTCTGCTACGCCTAGTTTAAATAGCTACAAACGCTTTAAGGATAAAGCCTTAGTGCGTCTTAAAGGTCGCTACACTCCCACACAAAAAAACATCATTTTTGAGAAAACGCAAGATTTTGTTACCCCAAAACTCCTAGAGACTTTACAGCAAGTCATAGACAAAAACGAGCAAGCCATTATTTTTGTGCCTACTAGGGCGAATTTCAAAACCTTAGAGTGCCAAAATTGCCATAAAAGCATTCAATGCCCCTTTTGTAGCGTGAATATGAGCTTACACTTAAAAACTAATAAGCTCATGTGTCATTATTGCCATTTTGTAAGCCCTATCCCTAAGATTTGTAATGTGTGCCAAAATGAAGTCTTAGTGGGTAAAAGAATAGGCACTATGCAAGTGTTTAAGGAATTAGAGAGCCTTCTAAAAGGGGCAAGAATGGCGATTTTAGACAAAGACCACACCAGCACACAAAAAAAGCTCAACAACATTTTAAGTGATTTCAATCATCAAAAAACTAATATCTTAATTGGCACACAAATGATAAGTAAGGGGCATGATTATGCTAAAGTGAGTTTAGCGGTTATCTTAGGCATAGATAATATCATTAAATCTAGTAGCTATAGGGCTTTAGAAGAAGGCGTATCGCTACTCCATCAAATCGCTGGAAGAAGTGCAAGACAAATTTCTGGATTGGTATTCATTCAGAGCATAGAAGTGGGTTTGTTAAAAAATTTCTTAGATGACTATGAAGATTTTTTGCAATACGAATTAATAGAAAGGTGCGAACTCTACCCACCTTTTTTGCGGCTGTGTTTGTTAGAGTTTAAACATAAAAACGAGCAAAAAGCCGAGCTTTTAAGTATAGAGGCCTCAAAAATCCTTTCTTTGTGTTTAGAAAATGGCGTAACGCTCTCTCATATTAAAGCCCCTATTGAAAAAATCGCCTCGTCTTATCGCTATCTTATTTTATTGCGTTCTTCAAACCCTTTGAGCCTACTCAAAAGCGTGCATGCGTTTTTAAAAGCCACCCCCCATATCCCTTGTAGTGTGAATATGGACCCTATAGATATTTTTTAA
- a CDS encoding type II restriction endonuclease yields the protein MQNLFKELTTKRYVNGNAMKANFNNVLDKYFTKPSVALKCFQKACEIIKKYENLDDFLFLEPSVGNGVFYDLFPKDRRIGIDIEPKRDEFIQCDFLNYELKKDKKIICLGNPPFGHRGVMALEFINHARNCDFVCFILPMFFESQGKGSIKYRVKGLNLLHSERLEKNAFIDFKNKEVDVHCVFQIWSKKYQNNISEFSWYQNRHKEPFNEYIKVFTVSLAKNRECGKEWIFDKKASFYLSSTFYKSTQIVESFEEVKYKSGIAVVFTSTNKPLNTKLKKIFKEIDWTKYASLATNSCYHLGKSHIFQALCDNLDKLKGH from the coding sequence ATGCAAAATTTATTTAAAGAACTTACCACAAAACGCTATGTCAATGGCAATGCAATGAAAGCTAATTTTAACAATGTGTTAGATAAGTATTTCACTAAACCTAGCGTGGCTTTAAAATGCTTTCAAAAAGCTTGTGAAATCATCAAAAAATACGAAAATCTAGATGATTTTCTTTTTTTAGAACCCAGCGTGGGTAATGGAGTGTTTTATGATTTGTTTCCTAAAGATAGACGCATAGGTATAGATATTGAGCCTAAAAGAGATGAGTTTATTCAATGCGATTTTTTAAACTATGAACTAAAAAAAGACAAAAAAATCATTTGCTTAGGTAATCCCCCTTTTGGGCATCGGGGGGTTATGGCGTTAGAATTTATCAATCATGCTAGAAATTGTGATTTTGTGTGCTTTATTTTGCCCATGTTTTTTGAAAGTCAAGGAAAAGGCTCTATTAAGTATCGTGTGAAAGGCTTGAATTTACTTCATAGCGAACGCTTAGAAAAAAATGCGTTTATAGATTTTAAGAATAAAGAAGTAGATGTGCATTGCGTGTTTCAAATATGGAGCAAAAAGTATCAAAATAACATAAGCGAGTTTTCATGGTATCAAAACCGCCATAAAGAACCCTTTAATGAATACATTAAGGTTTTCACGGTCTCACTCGCTAAAAACAGAGAATGCGGTAAGGAATGGATTTTTGATAAAAAAGCGTCTTTTTATCTTTCATCAACTTTTTATAAAAGCACGCAAATTGTGGAGAGCTTTGAAGAAGTTAAGTATAAATCTGGCATTGCGGTCGTTTTTACTAGCACAAACAAGCCCCTAAACACTAAATTAAAAAAAATATTTAAAGAAATTGATTGGACAAAATATGCAAGTTTAGCGACTAATTCTTGCTATCATTTAGGCAAAAGCCATATTTTTCAAGCCTTGTGCGACAATTTGGATAAATTAAAAGGTCATTAA